From the Candidatus Microthrix subdominans genome, the window CTTCGCCACGCCCCTGGCCCAGCGCCCGCTGAGCTACGGGGTCGATCTGGTGCTGCACTCGGCCACCAAGGCGCTCGCCGGTCACAACGACGCCTCGTTGGGCGTGGTGGCCGGGTCGAAGGAGCTGCTCGACTGGGTGTGGGGCTTCGCCGTGCTGCAGGGCGCCAACGCGTCGCCCTTCGATGCGGTCAACGGCCTGCGCGGCCTGCGCACGCTGGGCGTTCGGGTGGCCCGCCAGACCGAGACCGCCACCCGGCTGGCCACCGAGTTGTCGAATCACCCCAAGGTGGCCGAGGTTGTGTATCCGGGGCTGCCCGGCTTCGCACAGGCCGAACTGGCGGCCGCCCAGATGGACCTGGCCGGCGGTCTGTTGACCATCGACTTGAGCGGCGGACTCGAAGCCGGGAGGGCGTTTGTCGAGTCGACCAGGATCGCTCAGCTGGCGCCGTCGCTCGGTGGCCCGGAAACGCTGGTGACCCATCCGGCGTCGACGACCCACGTCAGCCTGTTTCCCGACGAGCTGGAAGCGGCGGGCATCCGCCCGGGCACGGTGCGCATCTCGGTGGGCCTCGAGCATCCCGACGACGTGGTCAGCGATCTGCTGAGCGCGCTCGACGCGTGCCCGAGCTGATCGAGGCGGCCGCCTACGCCAGGGCGGCCGGGCGGGCGGTGGGGGCGACCATCGTGGAGGTGATGCTGGCCGATCCCTCCTGGGTGCGGGGCGGGCTGAGCGGCGACGACCTGGCCTCGGCGCTGGTCGGTACCGAGGTCGTCGAGGTGGGGCGGTTGGGCAAAGTGGTGCTGCTCGGTACCGATGGGCCGACGTTGGCGCTGCGCTTTGGCATGACCGGGCGGCTGCTGTGGGACGACGACGCCCCGATCGACGAGCTGGTGTACGGCCCCAAACGCAGCGAGGAGGCGTGGGTGCGGTTCGCGCTGTCGCTTCAACACCCCGGCGAGGAGGTGGCGCACCGCCTGGCGGTCGAGGATGCTCGGCGCCTGGGCTCGGTCGAGCTCGATGCCGACCTGTCCGACCTGGGTCCCGACGCGGTCGGCATCCACGCCGAGCAACTCGCCGACGCCTTTGGGACGACCACGACGCCGTTGAAGGCGGCGCTGCTCGATCAGCGACGCTTGGCCGGCTTGGGCAACCTGCTCGTCGACGAGGTGCTGTGGCGGGCCGGGATGCACCCCGAGACGCCGGCCGGAACGCTGAAGGACGACGAGCTCGTACTGCTGGCCGACACGATCGCGTTGGTGGTCGCCGAGCTCTCGAAGCGTGGTGGATCCCACACCGGTGACCTTCAGCCCCAGCGGGCCCCCGACGGCGTTTGCCCTCGTGACGGTGCCCCGCTGGTGCGAGGGCGCGTCGGTGGGCGCACCACCTGGTGGTGTTCGCTGCATCAGAGACGCCCACGGTGGGGAGCGTCACCGGTTTGAGCGGCGGTTCGTGCTTGACTGGAGGGCGGCCGAGGGCCACGAGGAGCCCATTCAAGGAGTGCTGCGTGCAGCTGGAGTTGACCACCAACCAACCGGGACGCCGACGGGTGGCCCGGGCCGCCCTCATCGTGGCGGCGTGGAGCGCCATGCTGGGCCTGGGTGCCGTCGGCATCGCCGGGGCTCAGGACACGGATCCCGCTGCGACCCAACCGGCGACCACTGTGGCCGACGCCCAGGCACCCGCGGATCAGACCGTGCCGCCGGATGCGATCGCCGACGACGGCAACAGTGCCCCGACGCCCGACGACGCGGCCCAAGGCGACGAGAAGCTGCTCAACCTGATCATCATCGGACTGCTCGTGCTGGCGGCGGTGATCGCCGTGGCCACCCTGCTGTTCTGGAAGTCGACCGCACCCGAGGACGATGAGGGCAGCGACGCCGACGCCGACGCTGATGGCGACGATGCCGACTTCGACGATGCCGAGCCCGACGACGAGCCGGCTCGGCCCGACGTCCCGGCCTCGGGTCCGGCACCGATGGCCGCTGTGCGCCCATCCGACGCCCAGCTGCCCGATGACCAGGCTGCGCCGCCTGCGCAGCCGGCGCCTGGCCGCCGGGTGATGGCCAGCTTCCCGTCGTCACCGCTCGGCGAACCCGGGCATCCGGCTTCAGGGTCGTCCCCGGTCCCGCCCAAGGACCCGCCGCCGGCGCCGGTCGATGCCGCCGATCCCCTGGGTGAGCACATCAGCACCCTCGGTTCGGGAGCGTCGCCCGGGCGGCCAGAGGTTCCGCCGCCCGATGCGGTGCCGCCTACGCCCCAAGGTCGCGGCGCCTATCAGGTGCCAGCCCCCGAGGACCTGCCGCCACAACCGGACAGGCCCTTCGCAGATGCGGAGAACCGCCCACACGTCGAACGGGCCGTCGAGCGGGAGCCGACCAAGGCCCGTCGGGTTCCGCAGCCGCCTCAGCCCGTCGAGGACTCGGCGATCGTCACGACGTCCGCCCCGAAGCGGCCGCCGGCGAGCGGCGACGGACCCGGCGAGGATGAACCGCAAGTGGTGGTGCGGCGCCGTCGTCGCGACCGCCCGGCCGGCCCTTGGGGTGAGGGCGTCGGCGGTGGCCACCGGCCCGACGTTCCCCCCCTTCCACCACCCGATCCCGAAGACCGGGGATACCAGCGTGGGGTGCGGGTCGTGCGACCCGAGGAGCCCGATGGTGACGAGTCCTGACTGCGGCGAGCGATAGGAATCCGTCGAGGGTCGTGTAGTACAGTCTCAGGCCGTGCGGACGTAGCTCAGCTGGTAGAGCGCAACCTTGCCAAGGTTGAGGTCGCGAGTTCGAACCTCGTCGTCCGCTCCATGAGGTACCCCCCGGTTCTGCCGGGGGGTACCGGCGTTTTTGGGGGATATCGTTCATCGAACGAGGGGGGGCACACGATGAGATCGCACTGGGCGTGGGGGAGGGCGGCCGATGAGCCGACCATCGCCGATCAGGATGGCCTGGCCGCCATGTTGCATCGCCGGTTGGGCTGGGACGACCTGGCCCCGTCGACGGCGGTGGCGGTGCGCGATCTGGCCTTGCCAAGGCCGAGGGTGGCCGTGCCCGGCTCGCTGGCGCAGATGGCGTCGACCGACGTCCGAGACCGTGCCCAGCACGCCTACGGGCGGTCGTACCGCGACGTCGCACGTGCCCACGCCGGTCGCTTCGACCATCCGCCCGATGCGGTGCTGCGCCCATCGAGCCGGACCGAGGTGGCGTCGATACTGGGGTGGGCGGGCGACGTCGACGTGGCGGTGATCCCCTACGGCGGCGGGTCGTCGGTCTGCGGTGGCGTGGAGCCCGACGTGGGAGGCCCGGCGGTCTCGGTGGACCTGGAGGCCCTATCGGGCCTCCTGGAGCTGAACACGACCGACCGGGCGGCCCACTTCGCCGCCGGCACCTACGGCCCCGCCGTCAACGAGGCGCTGCGCCCTCACGGTCTGACCTTGCGGCACTTCCCCCAGAGCTTCGAGTTTTCAACGGTCGGCGGATGGGTGGCCACCCGGGCCGGCGGCCACTTCGCCACCGGACCCACCCACATCGATGATTTCGTCGAATCGATCACGATGGAGACGCCCGCTGGGCCATGGGAGAGCCGTCGCCTACCCGGCAGCGGGGCCGGGCCGTCGCCCGACCGGCTGGTGCTCGGATCGGAGGGCTCGCTGGGCATCATCTGCGACGCCTGGCTGCGTGTGCAGCCCCGACCGGCGTACCGGGCGTCGGCCTCGGTGGGTTTCGCCGCCATGACCGACGCCGTCGACGCGCTGCGGGCGCTGGCTCAAAGCGGGCTCTGGCCCAGCAACTGCCGCCTGCTCGATCCGGTGGAGGCGCTGCTGGCCAGCACCGACGTTCCTGGCGGCACCGGCGCCGTCCTGATCGTTGGGTTCGAGGGCGCCGATCATCCGCTGGACCAACCGCTGCACCGTGCGCTGGCGCTGTGCCGGGACTTTTCCGGGGTCGTGGACGACGAGGGGGTCTCGATCCGCCACGACCCCGCCGTTCCCGACGCCGAGGGGGCGTCCTCCGGGCGGGCCGGCGCCGAGGAGGCGTGGCGCTCATCGTTCCTGCGGGCGCCCTATCGGCGCGATGCGTTGATCGCCCTGGGAGCGGTGATCGAGACCTTCGAGACCGCCTGCCTGTGGAGCCGCTTCGCCGAGACCGATGCGGCGCTGCGCGCCGGGCTTCAGGCCGCCATGGCCGAGGCGGGGCTCGATGGCATCGTGTCGATGCGGATCACCCACGCCTACCCGGACGGTTTGGCGCCCTACTACACGGTGCTCGCCCGACCGATCGGCGACCGGCCGACGAGCGCGTCCGAGCGGGTGGACCGCTGGGACATCGTCAAAGCGGCCTCGATGGAGGTGATCGATGCGCAGCGGGCGACCGCAACGCACCATCACGCCATCGGCCGCGATCACCGCCCCGCCTACGACCGGCAACGGCCGCAACTGTTCGCGGAGGCGTTGGCTGCGGTCAAGGGACGCCTCGACCCGAACGGCGTCATGAATCCCGGAGTGTTGATTGGTCCGGCGTAGCAGGTACGATGCTGGCTCGTGGCCACGTGGCCGAGTGGTTAGGCAGAGGCCTGCAAAGCCTTGTACACCGGTTCGAATCCGGTCGTGGCCTCGGTTGGGGCCGGACCTGTCAGGGTCCGGCCCCGCTTCGCGTTCGGCGTTCCCCTGAGCGGGGACCTCGAGTGACTACCTTGGTTGGTCAGGTCGAGGTGACACCGAGGAGGACCGATGGCGAGTAACGACGAGGCCACCAACGCGAACGGCGGCGATCAACCGTCCCCGGACGAGGCGAGCGACACCTCGACGGTCGGTGAGGCCGGCCGAACGGAACCGAGCGACCCAGCCCCGGAGCACCAGGAGGCATCACCCCAGCCCCAGCCCCAGCCCGAGCCCGAGGTGCCGGCAGAGGCCCCGGCAGAGGCCTCGGCTGAGGCCCGGCCTGCGAGCCAGCCGCCGCCCTACGTGCCACCGACCGCGCAAGAACCCCAGGTCCAAGCGGGGGGCCAAGCCCAACCCGGAGCGCCCGCATGGTCGGACCTCTCGCCGGCCGGGGACGACCAGTCGGGGGCCGCACCTCAGTCCTGGGATCAGCAGGCGACCCAGCAGTGGCAGCAGCCGACGGCTCCGCCGCCCTCCGGCCCCCAGGCCCCGCCGGCCGGCAGCTGGACCGTGCCCGGCTCACCGCCCACGATGCAACAGCCGATCTTCCAGCAGCCGCCGGTGGAGCAACAGCCGGCGGGACCGCCCCAGCAGCAGTACCAGCAGCCCCAACAGCAGTACCAGCCCCAGCAGTACCAGCAGCCCCAACAGCAGTACCAGCCCCAGCAGTATCAGCAGCCCTACGGGGTACCTCAGCAGCCGGCCGCGCCGACCGGGCCAACCCGGGGTGGCGGGCCGATGGCCCTCTTCGGGGGCCTGTTGTTGTTGCTCGGCGGTGTGGCGCTGATCGTCGGCAGCTTTCTCGATTGGGGCGAGGGGCTCGTCGGGGGCCAGCGGGTGGTCCTCACCGGGTTCAAGAATGCCCAGGACAAACTCTGGGGGGCCCCTGGCACATTGGCGGCGGGAGCGGTGCTCGTCATCGCCGGTGTGCTGTACCTCGCCTCGATGAAGAGCGGCGTCGGTGCACTGAAGCGCACGCTGGCGCTGGTCGGGTCGCTCGCCGGCCTGGGATGGGTGGTGTACCTGCTCGTGTCCCTGCAACTCGATGAGGCCAACGCGCTCATCGGGCTGTGGTTGTGCTTGGCGGGTGCCGTGCTCGGCCTGGTCGGCACGTTCCTGGGTCGGGGCAAGAAGCAGGCATCCCGCCCGAAAAACTGATCCCTGGGATCATGGGTACTGCGGCGGTGCGGTAAGGTTGAGCCTTCACGGGCCGTTGGCGCAGTTGGCTAGCGCACCTGCATGACGCGCAGGGGGTCACAGGTTCGAATCCTGTACGGCCCACCCGAGAGATCGCCGCCCGCCTCAGCCGAGGCGGGCGGCGACGCGTTCGACCTCGGTGGCGAAGCGGCCCGTCGGCGCAGCGCCGGCGACCACCCGCGCCTCATCCCACGAGTCCACGTCGGTGAGCGATTCGA encodes:
- a CDS encoding aminotransferase class I/II-fold pyridoxal phosphate-dependent enzyme, yielding MTDHLETTAIRAGRSADGRALAPVMHASTTFALESVDEGRRLASAPGSTNFYSRYGNPSVAAFEEAIAELEGAEAARAFASGMGAMSAVVLGLCSTGDHIVTQNRLYAGTQMLFSAVCPRFGIEVTAVDGTDPDAWEAAIRPGKTVLCVAETPANPRLDLVDLRRLGAIAGPMTVVDSTFATPLAQRPLSYGVDLVLHSATKALAGHNDASLGVVAGSKELLDWVWGFAVLQGANASPFDAVNGLRGLRTLGVRVARQTETATRLATELSNHPKVAEVVYPGLPGFAQAELAAAQMDLAGGLLTIDLSGGLEAGRAFVESTRIAQLAPSLGGPETLVTHPASTTHVSLFPDELEAAGIRPGTVRISVGLEHPDDVVSDLLSALDACPS
- a CDS encoding formamidopyrimidine-DNA glycosylase, yielding MPELIEAAAYARAAGRAVGATIVEVMLADPSWVRGGLSGDDLASALVGTEVVEVGRLGKVVLLGTDGPTLALRFGMTGRLLWDDDAPIDELVYGPKRSEEAWVRFALSLQHPGEEVAHRLAVEDARRLGSVELDADLSDLGPDAVGIHAEQLADAFGTTTTPLKAALLDQRRLAGLGNLLVDEVLWRAGMHPETPAGTLKDDELVLLADTIALVVAELSKRGGSHTGDLQPQRAPDGVCPRDGAPLVRGRVGGRTTWWCSLHQRRPRWGASPV
- a CDS encoding FAD-binding oxidoreductase translates to MLHRRLGWDDLAPSTAVAVRDLALPRPRVAVPGSLAQMASTDVRDRAQHAYGRSYRDVARAHAGRFDHPPDAVLRPSSRTEVASILGWAGDVDVAVIPYGGGSSVCGGVEPDVGGPAVSVDLEALSGLLELNTTDRAAHFAAGTYGPAVNEALRPHGLTLRHFPQSFEFSTVGGWVATRAGGHFATGPTHIDDFVESITMETPAGPWESRRLPGSGAGPSPDRLVLGSEGSLGIICDAWLRVQPRPAYRASASVGFAAMTDAVDALRALAQSGLWPSNCRLLDPVEALLASTDVPGGTGAVLIVGFEGADHPLDQPLHRALALCRDFSGVVDDEGVSIRHDPAVPDAEGASSGRAGAEEAWRSSFLRAPYRRDALIALGAVIETFETACLWSRFAETDAALRAGLQAAMAEAGLDGIVSMRITHAYPDGLAPYYTVLARPIGDRPTSASERVDRWDIVKAASMEVIDAQRATATHHHAIGRDHRPAYDRQRPQLFAEALAAVKGRLDPNGVMNPGVLIGPA